Genomic DNA from Clostridium sp. BJN0013:
GCTTACGCGCATAGGAGCACCACACAAAGCACATTTTAAAACCCCGGATAATAAAGATTTTTTAGAAGTTCCTTGTCTTGGATTGGCTTTCTTTTTATTTTTATTTAAACGAAATTGAACCTCTAGCCAGGTACTGCTATCTATAACTCCTTCGTGTTTTCCTACTGCAGCAATCCATTCAGTCTTTTTTTTAAGAACATACTTTGAATTACGTTTATTATAGGTCATAATACCATTACCATTAGGAGTGCCGCATGTAATTATGCCCGAATCTGATAAATATTTAAAAACTCCATCATCTGACTTAACATACACAGGATTTCTTAAAATATCATTTATAGACATAGATGCAAAATCTCCTCCGTTTTTACCCCTTATATTATTAGATAATAAGTATTTAAGAACTAAGGATATAGAGCCAAATTCTATATATTTATTGTAAATTAATTTAACTTTTTTAAGTTCTTCTTTTACAGGGGAAAGTTTATACATAGATTTTTCTTTCATTTCAGAGTTGTAATAAAGTATTTTTTCAGAGTTAAATCCTAGAGGAGTTTGCCCCCCAAGCCATCTTCCTGTTTTGGCAAGTTGAATCATATTATCTCTAATTCTCTCTGCTATGGTCTCCCTTTCTAGTTGGGCAAATACAGAGGCTATATATACCATAGCTTTACCCATAGGAGTAGAAGTGTCGAATTGCTCTTTTATACTTACAAAAGATATGTTATGTTGTTGTAGCAATTCTAATGTAGTTGAGAAGTCAGCGACATTTCTGCTTATTCTATCAAGTCTGTAACACATTAGGACGTCAAATTTTTTCTTTTTTACGTCTTTCAATAGTTCTTGAAACTTAGGCCTGTTTGTATTTCCACCTGAAAAGCCCTCATCCTCATATATTATAAAATTGTCATCTTTTAAATTTAAATTTTTTTCTCCATATTCTTTGCAGAGCTGAATCTGATTTTCAATAGATTCACCTTTGCCTGTGAATAATGATTTTCTACTATATATGGCTGCTTTTATGATAATCACATCCCTAAAAAATACTATAATTTATAAAAATAAATTTAAATGAGTTTAAATTTAATATAATTGTGGTATAATATATTTAAAAGAAGCCGTTGCGGTTTTAAGCAGTTTGTTTTTAGTTATTAAAGATGCACTTTGTAGGAAGGGTGCATTTTTAATTTTTTGAGTTTTTATCTTCAGCAGTTATAGAAATTTCATTTTCAGTTAACTTATGAACCGAAGACTTACCTTTAATTTCAAGTCTATCTTTTAAATATGTTCCTACAATCACCATAGCTGTTAAGCCAAGTGATGTAGCACATATAAATCCTAATGCAATGATAGTTTCACTCAAATTTGCCACCTCCTCTGTTGTCAGATTAACCGCAACGACCTCTTTTGTAAGAGATAAAACACTGGGAGGTGACTAACTAAAAACATTTTTATTCTCTTGGTAAATATTATAACATATTTTAGCTATAGCTTAATAATATATTTTTGTATAAATTAGATAAGATATAATGGATAATTCAACATATTTAGATAAAATATATATATTTTTTTATCTAAATATGGACAAATAGTTAACTATTTGTTACAATGTAATAGAAAATACATAATTTAAATAAAGGAACATTTGCAGTTCCTTCATTTAAATTAATCTTTTATTTATTAAATTTATATCAAATAGGTTTATAGCTGTAAGTTTTTTAATATCTTTTCTTTAAATCATTTAACAAACGCCTTGATCCAAGGTGGCTGATTGTTCGTCTTTATTCTTATCCAGGCTCTGTTTAAGTTTAAGTAGTTCAATATATTTTTCAGCTTCCTTTTTTAAATCATCATCTAAAGAAGTTATATCATCTATTAGTTTTTTATCTATTTCGGAAATTTTAGATTCATCAATGTTTCTATTATTTGAATTACCTAGTAGATAATCTATGTACACGTTAAATTTAATTAATATATCTATTTAATACTTCAATCAATCTATCTGAATATGAGTATAAATCATCTAAAGAATTTAATTCGTATTTTGTATGAGTTTTATCTTCATTGGGTAATGTCAGTATTTTTTTTACGTTAAGAGATAACCTGCAGATCCACTTTCTTGTATTACCATCAAATAAGACTCCAAAATATGATTCAGTATCTTTATATGTAATATGTGATAAATCGATAGTATTTCTAAGAATTGATTTTATTATTGCGTATGCTTCAAGTTCTTCTACTGTAGTGAGAACTTTATACTTATTTTCCACGATATCATCTGTAACAGCAATTTCTTCTTTTGATTTATCATTAACTTCTGGATCTGTTCCTTTTAGTGTTTCTCTAAATTTATCGCTCATAGTTTCATTAATAAATTGATTGAGTGATTTTTTTACTATAGGGATAAATTTTTCTATAATGGAAGATGTTCTTCTACCTTCGTATATTTCTCCTAATATATAATTAGCAAAATCCTCAGATGGTTTCTCTATTTGTTTTTTTAGAAAATCTTTTATAAGGCTTGTATATTTCAACTCTGATGCAGAATTAACGATGGCATCTATATCCAGTTCATCTTTAGAAAAGCGTTTTAAATATTCAATAGAACTGTCTTTTAAATCAAATAGATTAATTTCAAAGAATGGTTTTTCATCCATTTTATTTGGTTCATCTAAATCTGCGTAAAATCTATATTTTATACCATTAGTTAAAATTCTGAATTTAGCTGGTGACGTGGTATAATATCTAAAAAGTTGAGAGCCATGTTTATCAAGATTATCATTGCAGTCTTTTGCCTCCACAAGAATTATAGGAGCCCCATTTATAAGGATTGCATAATCAACCTTTTCACCTTTTTTTACACCATAATCAGCATCAAATTCAGGACAAAATTCTAGTGGATTAAAAACATCATAACCTAGCATTTGAAAAAATGGTAATATTAATGACTGCTTGGTTGCCTCCTCTGTTTTAATCTGAGTTACTAACATTTCAGCTCTATCTGATAATGCCTGTATTTTTTCTTTGATTTCCATTCAACTTCATCCTTTCTCATATGTTACATATAATTACAAAATTTTCTCAAAAGTGTAAAAATAAAAACTCAAAATTATAAACTTGAGTAAGTTACTTAATGCTATACAATTTATTAGCTATATTATCGGCAGAGAGCTCCATACACGTATACTGCATGTCCAATCCTATTATGTATCCGATACTAGGCATATCTTCAGCTATATGTTTTACTTCATGCAAGAAAACATGGCATTGAGTTTCATAATTTACATTGCCATTTAGTATGAGATGATAATTTTCACGTCTGCTTAAATAAACAAAACCTAATGTATTTGCTGGAATGCTGAAGGCTATGGTGGTCTTTATATCAAATTCATTCATAACTTCATAGAAAGGAATGTCTTCGTTTAAAAGTGCCCTTAACAAAGGCTTATCCAATATGTCCATAATATCATCCCCCATAACATTACAATTTAGTCTCTGAAATTTTTATTGGATAATTCTTTTATAAAATCGTAGGCTTTTTCACCTTTAGTTGATGTTTTAGAAATATTTTTAATAGCTCTATCATGCAAAGTGTAGTTTCTTTCTATTGTTTCATTTACTTCTGCAAATTTATGATCCATTTGCTCAGATAAATTTTTGTGACCTTCAGCCAGTAATTTTATATCTTTGCCTTGTTTTTCAAGCAGTACTGAATTCTTTTTAACTTCCGATTCTACAGAATTTATTCTCTCATTTACATTTTTAAATCCGTTTTGCATTTCAGTATGTATGCTTTTAAGATTCTGTTGCATTTCAGAATACATTTTAGTCATAAGATCAAAAGTTTTATCTTCTTCCACATTACTTCCCCCTTTCAATATATTTTATAGATGTGATATATGTTTATCCGTCATTTCTATCTTCTTCATCTTCAATTGCTTTTATAATTCTTATTATTTTTTTTATATCATTAGGAGGCATAGCCCTAGTTTGCTTAAATAGTAGTTTTAAATCTTCTCTATCTTTTAATGAATCCCAAAACTGAGCCAATTCAGGATCGTCATTTAAAGATTCAGTTATTTTATCGGCGGAGTCATATGAATTTTTAACATCCGTTCTTCCAAGTAAATAATCTATAGAAACGTTAAAATAATCAGCTATTTTTTTCTTTATAGAATCACTAGGAATTCTTTTGCCTGATTCGTATTGAGACAATGTTGTATTAGCTATGTTAAGTATTTTAGCCAATTCCAATTGGCTTATAGATTTTTCTTCACGTAAAATTCGTATTCTATTTCCTAATATATTATTTTCCATCTATTATTTTCCTTTCACAATTAGTGAATTTAAACTTATTATAGCAGATAGTTTATTAAAATATAATATTTTTCACAAAATGAGAATAAAGCATTGACTTTCTCATAATGTGAAAGTATAATAAAGATAAAGACTTTGCTTATTGTGAAACAAGGAGGTGATTGGAACGAACAATAAAATGAAATTTTATAGGCAAAAAAATAATCTAACTCAAGAAGAAACAGCTAAAAAGTTAGGTATCTCAGTTAGTGCCTATAATATGATAGAAAACGGTAATAGAGGAATATCTCTATTAAGGGCAAAGGAGTTAGAAAAAATATTTAAAGCTACAATGGATGAAATTTTTTTTAATAATAGCTTTCACAATAAGCAAAATATACAAGAATTCCAAAAGGAGGTCGTGTGATGGATGCAAAGCTCCATCTACCTAGCAGATTTAAGGTAAGCTATATCCATGATATTCTTACCAGTGGCACTTTCAATAAAAGCTACATCTTTTGACAGTATATCAACATCTTTTTTTATTGATTGTATATCACCGAAAATATTAGCTAAATCATGCTTCATATTTTCCTGTTCAGCTTTTATGACATCTACTTTATGTTCAAGAGCTTTAAGAATTTGAGTATTTTCAGATGTTTGAGATTGAAGTCCATCAAATTTGGATTCAAGCCCGTTAAGTTGAGATTGCATTGATTCGAGGACTTTTAATATTTTTTCTTCATTGTTCATGGAATCATTCCTTTCGATTTATTTTAAATACCAAAATCAAATATAGCTAATTCTCAGATGTAGAAAACTTGTTAAAGTTTTCAAGGAAATCATAAGCTTTTTCGCCTTTAGTTACAGCAGCTTTAATTGATTTTACATCACCGGATAATTCAGCAACAGCATGGGTTAAATTATCTATTTCAGCCTTATGTACTTGGGAGCTATGTTCTAATGCTTTGAGGATCTGAGTATTCTCTGATGTTTGAGATTTAAGACCATCAAATTTTGATTCAAGTGTACCAAATCGAGATTCAAGATTATTAAGACGTTCGTTGGTTTTATTTTGAGAATCAAGTATTTGTTGTAATAGTTTCTCGGTAGAAGGCATTTATATCATATCCTTTCAGAATTTATTTTAGGGATTGTATAAATTTAGATAACAACTCCAATTGCTCTGGACTAAGGTCACGAATAGCATCAAGTAGATTTCTTATTTCAGGAGTAATAGAAGATGAATTGAAGAAATCACTAATACTTATTCCAAAATAGTTGCATATTTTAAATAGATTATCTAAAGATGGTAATTTATTTCCGTTTTCAATTTGAGTTATGTATGAATTTGATAGACCTAAATCAAGACTTAATTTTCTACTAGAGATATTTTTACTCAATCTTAATTCAGTTATTCTTTTAGCAACAAAAGCTACATCATTCATAATATACCTGCTTTCTAATAGTTAGCATACTTAAGTTTATTTTATTAATTTTTATCCTTTTAAACAACGTAATTAATATAAATGCTAACTTTTAGTAAATATTTATATTGACATGCTAACTTAAAGTAAGTATAATGTAATTAAAGTTAGGAGGTGCATTTAAAAATGAACCTAAAAAATAATATTAAAAAATATAGAGCACAAAAAAATTTATCGCAAAGAGAGCTGGCAGAAAGAGCCAAAGTAACTCCTGCCTATATAGCGTTATTAGAAACTGGGGATAGAGAAAATCCATCTACAAATATACTGTTAAGGCTATCCATGGTATTAGAGGTATCAGTAAGCGAACTTTTGGGGCTAAACGAAGCAAAGGAGGTCGTGTGATGGATGAAGAGCGACAGGTTAATGAGACTGCTCCTGAAGTATCAGTTAAAGAGCAATCAGATTATACAACTGAATACAAAATAGATAAACCAGTACGTTTAATATTAACTACTGATAAAAATTTATATGATGAAATTATTAATAAAAGTAATGGGATACCACTTCCTATGGTTTGCTCATCTACAAAGGCCGTGGGAATTTGTTTAAGTCAATCCGGTCAGGCTTTGTACTTGGTTCAAATCCCTGTGGGTAAATAGGATCATCTGCTTTGTTCCATACAAATTGAATGAAAGTATGTACTTTAGCAAGATCCCAAGTACCATTGCATTTCCATCCAAGGGATGTGAATTTATTAAAGACTTCATCAAATTCAGATTGTTTCATACGTTCAATTGACAAATTGAATATATGCTCTTTCATTAATTATCACCACCTTTCTAAATATCAAAATCAATATTTTGAAAAACAGGTGATTTGAAAAACTCATACAAAGGAATTTCAACACCATAGCATATTTTTAAAATGGTTTTAAGTTGAGGATTTTTACTTTTACCATTAATTATACTATCTACCGTTGATTGTGTGAGTCCCGAAATAGATGCAAGTTTATTTACACTTATGTTTTTATTTTTGCATAGTTCAAGTATTCTTTCAGCTGTAGCTTCTGATATGTTCAATAATAACACCACCTGTTAACGAATTACCGTTAAAACAATTATATCAAAATAATAGAAAAACTTTTAACGATAGATCGTTGACAATTTATAAAAGTAATAATATAATAATATTAACGATACATCGTTAAGAAGTAAAAAGGAGGTTCTTAATAATGTTCGGCAAAAAACTTAGACAAGTAAGAACTAAACTCAAATGGTCACAGGCATTTTTATCTAAGAAAACCGGCATACCGCAAACTACAATTAGTGATATAGAAACCGGTAAAAGTATAGCCAATGTTGAACAAGCACTAAAGCTATCCCAAGCCCTAGAAGTACCGATAAGTAAACTGCTGGAGTTAGATGAAGTAAAGGAGGTCGTGTGATGAATGCAGATATTTTAAAAAGCTTAACAGAGCAATTTAATTTATTAAAAAATCAATGTCAGGAAATAGTTTCAAGCGAAACAATCGAACCTGAGCAATATGATTTTTTAATAAAAGCTTCTTTAGCTATGATTGATATTACTAACTGCTTGTCTGGTTATTATCAATTGAATCAAGAGTCTTACAAATAGACTTAATGGCGCTAGTAACAGTATTAATATTTGCACCAAAACCCCAGGAAACTGTATTGTTGTTATTTATAGTAGTTTTAGGGTTAGAGTTAATCATAGCAATGACAACATCCACAGCGAGTTCTTTATTGGTTTTTGACATAATAACATTCATTCCTTTCGCTGTGCTCAAGGCACAAAAATTAATGAAAGAGTGATTAAAATTACCAATTACTGTGAATAATATAGACAAGTATACAGGTGTACTACAGAGCACGGCGGGGTGAGTGTGATTGCACTTCACTGTAATCCGTATAATAACATGTGCCGATTACTCTTTTAAGTACAAATAAGTGTGCCCTAGGGCACGTAAGTTAATCTTTGTTTAAACAAAGACCGTTTAAAAGTATGAGTATTCAGTCAACACCTGTGTACTTTATTTTTTTATTTGTAGGTGATATAAATGTTAAAAATCGTTTATTCTATTTGTTGCGGTATTGATGTTCACAAAAAATTTGTAGTTGCAACTGTAACATCAACCAATGAGAATAACATCACTACCTATGCAACCAAACAATTCAGTACTTACTCAAAGAATCTTTTCCATTTAAAAGAGTGGTTATCTGAGCATAACTGTAAAGAAGTTTGTATGGAAAGCACCGGAAAGTACTGGATACCTATCTATAACATACTTGAAGATTCCTGTAATATTACTCTGGCTAACCCAAAGTACGTTAAAAACATTCCCGGCAAAAAAACTGATAAAAAAGATTCTCTATGGCTTGCAGACTTACATAAGCATGGATTAGTTAAAGGAAGTTTTATTCCTCCAAAGGCCATAAGAGAACTACGAGACCTTATGCGCTATCGCTTTAAACTTACAAATTTCCGTTCAAGTGAGAAAAACAGATTCCAAAATTCATTAACAGTTTCAAATATCATGATTTCAAGCGTAGTATCAGATACCTTTGGTAAATCATCATCAGCTATAATTAAATATGCCATGGAGCATCCTGATAAATTAGATATAGACTATACTCAATTTCTACACAAGAGTATGTTATCTAAGGCTGACGAAATTAAGATTGCTATGCAAGGAAGCATCTCTAAAAATCAAACAGCAAAGATGTCTGTATGCTTGAATCATTATGATTATATTAACAATTGTATTTCTCAACTTGATACTGCCATTTCATTAATTTCAAGTGAATTTAAGTCACAAATTGAGCTTATTGCTTCTGCCCCTGGGATAACTACACAATCTGCTACAACTATAATTTCTGAAATTGGAGTGGATATGTCAGTCTTTCCAGATGCTAAACATCTGTGTTCTTGGGCAGGTCTTACACCACAAAATAATGAAAGTGCTGGCAAAAAGAAAAGTGTTCGTATAAGCCGTGCCGGAGCTTATTTAAAGCCAATACTTATTCAGTGTGCTAATGCAGCAATAAAAAACAAGTCCTGCCCATACTTTAAATATCGTTATGAAAGTATAAAGAAAAGACGTGGGCACAAAAGAGCAATTATTGCTATAGCAAGAATGCTTTTAACCTGTATTTATAATATGCTTTTAAAAAATGAAGCCTTTGATAATTCTATTTATGAAAAATATCTAAAAAGAGAAAACACTTCTCGACATTTTCAACCTGATATAGATAGAATTATTTTATTTCTTCAAGCTCAAGGCTTTGAAGTAACAAAAGTAAGTCAAGAGATATCACCGAAAATAAGTTGATTTTTAATTATAAATAATATAAGTCTCTTTTTTTGACCTCATTTTAATAGGTCTTTTTGTCATGTTCAAAAACACCTGAATTTCTTTCAAGTTACCTCCCGTCCTTGAAAGCCTTGGCAGTTATTTTAAGAGCTTCAAGTTGGGAAGGGGTTAAATCCTTAGCACTATTTAAAAGTTCCTTGAGTTCAGGGGTAATGTTTTCTAATTCAAATTGAGAATCAGAAGAAAAAAGTTCAACAAGGGTGATATTAAGGGCTGAACATATTTTCGAAAGCGTAACTATGGTAGGGGATTTCTTACCAAGTTCAATTTCGCTTATTGTGGATTGTCCAAGACCTGCTTTTTTAGCAAGTTTATCAGCACTTAGATTTTTAGATGTTCTTATATTTCTAATTTTTTCACCAATTTGCATTTTTTAAACCGTCCTTTTTTATAATCGCTATAGCAATTATAACATATATTTTTATAATATTTTTATCGCTATAGTATTGACATTAAATCGCCAAAGCGATAAAATACAATTACAGGAGGTGTTCAAGGTGAATAAACTTACTAAGTTGAGAGAATCAAAAGGTTGGTCTCAACAAAAGCTAGCTGATAAATCAGGAGTATCACAAGCATATATAAGTGAACTGGAACTCGGGAGAAAAAATCCCACAGTTAAAATATTGCTAAAACTATCCCAAGCCTTAGAAGTATCGGTAAGTAAGTTGCTGGAGTTGGATGATACAGAACCAACTCAAAAAGAAGTAGTATAGCCAACTCACACAATAATTAAAACTGCATATAATACTGTAGCTAAGTATGCTTAAAAATACCGGGGAGGTGTTATTTTGCAAAAGCCAATAAACGTAAGAGTCCATTATCCAGAAGATCCTAAGCTGCTTGATGAATTGGAAACAAGGAAAGCAAGATCTTTTGTTAGGGCATTAGTGAGTGAATATGAACTACCTCCTGACCAGATAGATGAACTTATAGAAAGAATAAAGGAAAAACAAACAGTGGCTAGTTAAAGATTCATCTACCAGGGATAACAAACAAGTTAACTAAAGCTTAAATATCTTAATTTATATAATAAGTATATTTAAAGTAACAACTTAAATATAACAAACTTTAAAGTAGATATAAATATGGTAAAATCTACATTTTAAAAAATATCTATCAAAGATTCTACAGCGAAGGGAGGTGACAGAAAGAGTGATAGGAACTGCAATAAAAGAAGCTAGGGAAGAAAGGGGGATGACACAAGAAGAATTAGGGCAACTAAGTTTTTTATCAGACAAAATGATAAGCGCTATAGAGACAGGCAGGAGGAGACTAACAAAAGAGAATTTAAAAAACATTTGTAAAGAGCTTGATGAACCAAGGCTTTATTTTGAAGCAGCAAGTGAAGTTACTGGTGATGTTTTTACATTACATTGGTTGGATGGTGAAGCTACTGATTTACACAGGGCTTCTGTAAAGGACAAGGTAATAGAAGAATTAGACGAAGCAATAAAAGCAATAAATTTAACAAAACTTTATAAAAAACCAATTTGTTGTAATTCAGAGGATAAAGAAATTATAGAAGAAAGCATACAGGAGACAATAGATGTTTACATTGCAAGTGCTATTTACATAGCAATAATGTGCAAAGAATATAGTGTAAATATTAAAGGAATGTTTGATCAGCAGAAAGAAAAAATGATTACTCGCAGATACATTAAAAGATAAGAATATCCGCTACTATATAAAAATTATTTTGTAGATAAATGCAAAAACTTCTCCAATATATTCTATGCTGCAAAGTAAAAATTATTACTATTAAAAATAAAAAACGAAAGGATGGTCTAAGTTGGCAAAATACAAACTACGTGAAAAAGTAAGATTTGAATTTAAGTGCCACGAAACCAGGGTAGGAACTATAAAGAAAGTTAAAAAAGGATTGTTCGGTACTAAGTATCTAATTACAGTTGCATATTCAAGTTCTTTATTAGGTACAAATTCAAATACATGCTTTTACTGGATGAAGGAAGATAAAATAATTGAGAATCTTCCACCTGGTTATAAAGGGTGGTACTAGAGGTGACACACAATGAGGATAAAGGATTTGCTAAATTCCAGACAGGAATTTGGAAACACAGCAAGAACAATTGTTAAAACGCTATGTTACCCATATGATGATGCGGATTACTACGCCGATTCTTTAGAAAGATTACCATTAAATAAATATTCTGAGGAATTGAAGAATATGGAACGACCATGTAGGAGGAAAAGGAGGAAGGTAGATGTTTAACCAGAGATACAGAGCTTACCTTAAAGCCACAGGTATAGACCCAAGCAAAGTAAGAGGATATCAATACATGGCGTGGCTTGAAGATATGTGGGACCAATTTGTGGAGGAGAAAGGTATCAAAACAGATTTTAACTTAGATGGGGAATATGCTGGTGAATTTGACAATTGGATGGAGAAGAAAGTTGGGAAGGAGGCAGTATGAATGGATTTAAGTAAATTATCTACAAATGATTTAAAGAACGCTATCTGGACTTATAACAATGGTATGGTTCCAATTGGAGGGCTAGATGTAATGCGATATCGCAAGGAGCTTATTCTTAGAGGCGAAGATGGCAAAGGATATGGAGAGGAGTAGTAATGAAGTACTTAGATAAAAAAGGTAATGAGATATTTGTAAGTACTGGCTTAGGCAGTGAATACGGAACTTTTAGAAAAAGTAAGAATGGTGGATTGCACAGAGTGAAGTCTCCATCAATGCCAATGGTTTCATCCAGAGAAGAGGCACAGGAAAATTTAGATGCGTGGGCTAGGAAAAATGGATTGAAGGTAGCAGGAAAGCAGGTGCAGTCATGACCATAGAAGTTGCTAGAGATAAGTTACATGAATGTATTGATTTATATGACTTATCAGGTATTAGAACTTTAGAAGTTAGTCAGGAAATGGACGAGCTTGTAAATGCAGAAATGAGAAAAATGAAGGAGGGAAAATATGACACAGCTAGGAACTCAAGTGATGGGAATATACAGCCTTATAGCAGTTATTGCACTAGCTATATATCACACAATCAGATTTAAAAGAGAAGATGATGCAGAGAATCAATTAACCATAGTTGTTTTGATACCGGTGATTATATTCTTGGCAAATGTTATTTAAAGAGGAGGCAAATAGATGAGAGACAAAGAGTTTGTGAAGCTGCAGAAGGAAAATAAAAATCTAAAAGCACTTTTAGAAGAAAGCTTTGATTTTATAGAATTCTATAGAGAAAGAGCAAGGTACTTGGAAGGTGTGTACAAGCAGTTGGATATTAAGAAGGATTAGGAGGTTGGAGTAGATGCAAAGAAAAATTGAATTCAGATGCTGGGATAAATGGACAAAACAAATGTTACCAGTGTTAAGTATAGATTGCAAGGAAACTTATTCTTCGGAAAGAGGAAATATCGTATTAATGCAGTACACAGGATTGAAAGACAAAAATGGTGTAGAAATTTATGAGGGCGATATAGTAACAGATGGCATAATTAATTACGTTGTTGCTTTTTATATGGGCTCATGGCGTTTAAAACGAAATATAAAGGGTGACACATGGTGGAAATCTTTATACAGATATATTACAAACTATAAGTATAAAGTTATTGGTAACATTTATGCTAACCCAGAGCTTTTAAAAGAAGGTGAGTAACATGGATGCACTTACAGAAGATAA
This window encodes:
- a CDS encoding recombinase family protein, with protein sequence MKAAIYSRKSLFTGKGESIENQIQLCKEYGEKNLNLKDDNFIIYEDEGFSGGNTNRPKFQELLKDVKKKKFDVLMCYRLDRISRNVADFSTTLELLQQHNISFVSIKEQFDTSTPMGKAMVYIASVFAQLERETIAERIRDNMIQLAKTGRWLGGQTPLGFNSEKILYYNSEMKEKSMYKLSPVKEELKKVKLIYNKYIEFGSISLVLKYLLSNNIRGKNGGDFASMSINDILRNPVYVKSDDGVFKYLSDSGIITCGTPNGNGIMTYNKRNSKYVLKKKTEWIAAVGKHEGVIDSSTWLEVQFRLNKNKKKANPRQGTSKKSLLSGVLKCALCGAPMRVSYGRPKKDGSERIYYYMCTMKAHSAKNRCNNPNVKGPELEKAIIENIKQLNTTKILKELQVAKNEAAASIENNFTETITKEIKDKSDQINTLLEQLSHTNANNSIASEFIKDKIESLGNEIKKLNLKLEKSKDTKQENIQKKLNFEIIEKSLHEFNSSFDMIKDTSKKRLILENIIDKVYWNGNTGDVDIQLWGSKKKTHASSYSSLNMSQYNTSCSRLVV
- a CDS encoding type I restriction endonuclease translates to MEIKEKIQALSDRAEMLVTQIKTEEATKQSLILPFFQMLGYDVFNPLEFCPEFDADYGVKKGEKVDYAILINGAPIILVEAKDCNDNLDKHGSQLFRYYTTSPAKFRILTNGIKYRFYADLDEPNKMDEKPFFEINLFDLKDSSIEYLKRFSKDELDIDAIVNSASELKYTSLIKDFLKKQIEKPSEDFANYILGEIYEGRRTSSIIEKFIPIVKKSLNQFINETMSDKFRETLKGTDPEVNDKSKEEIAVTDDIVENKYKVLTTVEELEAYAIIKSILRNTIDLSHITYKDTESYFGVLFDGNTRKWICRLSLNVKKILTLPNEDKTHTKYELNSLDDLYSYSDRLIEVLNRYIN
- a CDS encoding helix-turn-helix domain-containing protein produces the protein MENNILGNRIRILREEKSISQLELAKILNIANTTLSQYESGKRIPSDSIKKKIADYFNVSIDYLLGRTDVKNSYDSADKITESLNDDPELAQFWDSLKDREDLKLLFKQTRAMPPNDIKKIIRIIKAIEDEEDRNDG
- a CDS encoding helix-turn-helix transcriptional regulator — translated: MKFYRQKNNLTQEETAKKLGISVSAYNMIENGNRGISLLRAKELEKIFKATMDEIFFNNSFHNKQNIQEFQKEVV
- a CDS encoding helix-turn-helix domain-containing protein; its protein translation is MNDVAFVAKRITELRLSKNISSRKLSLDLGLSNSYITQIENGNKLPSLDNLFKICNYFGISISDFFNSSSITPEIRNLLDAIRDLSPEQLELLSKFIQSLK
- a CDS encoding helix-turn-helix transcriptional regulator → MNLKNNIKKYRAQKNLSQRELAERAKVTPAYIALLETGDRENPSTNILLRLSMVLEVSVSELLGLNEAKEVV
- a CDS encoding helix-turn-helix transcriptional regulator, encoding MNISEATAERILELCKNKNISVNKLASISGLTQSTVDSIINGKSKNPQLKTILKICYGVEIPLYEFFKSPVFQNIDFDI
- a CDS encoding helix-turn-helix transcriptional regulator, with product MFGKKLRQVRTKLKWSQAFLSKKTGIPQTTISDIETGKSIANVEQALKLSQALEVPISKLLELDEVKEVV
- a CDS encoding IS110 family transposase; protein product: MLKIVYSICCGIDVHKKFVVATVTSTNENNITTYATKQFSTYSKNLFHLKEWLSEHNCKEVCMESTGKYWIPIYNILEDSCNITLANPKYVKNIPGKKTDKKDSLWLADLHKHGLVKGSFIPPKAIRELRDLMRYRFKLTNFRSSEKNRFQNSLTVSNIMISSVVSDTFGKSSSAIIKYAMEHPDKLDIDYTQFLHKSMLSKADEIKIAMQGSISKNQTAKMSVCLNHYDYINNCISQLDTAISLISSEFKSQIELIASAPGITTQSATTIISEIGVDMSVFPDAKHLCSWAGLTPQNNESAGKKKSVRISRAGAYLKPILIQCANAAIKNKSCPYFKYRYESIKKRRGHKRAIIAIARMLLTCIYNMLLKNEAFDNSIYEKYLKRENTSRHFQPDIDRIILFLQAQGFEVTKVSQEISPKIS
- a CDS encoding helix-turn-helix domain-containing protein; this encodes MQIGEKIRNIRTSKNLSADKLAKKAGLGQSTISEIELGKKSPTIVTLSKICSALNITLVELFSSDSQFELENITPELKELLNSAKDLTPSQLEALKITAKAFKDGR
- a CDS encoding helix-turn-helix domain-containing protein, encoding MNKLTKLRESKGWSQQKLADKSGVSQAYISELELGRKNPTVKILLKLSQALEVSVSKLLELDDTEPTQKEVV
- a CDS encoding helix-turn-helix domain-containing protein, encoding MIGTAIKEAREERGMTQEELGQLSFLSDKMISAIETGRRRLTKENLKNICKELDEPRLYFEAASEVTGDVFTLHWLDGEATDLHRASVKDKVIEELDEAIKAINLTKLYKKPICCNSEDKEIIEESIQETIDVYIASAIYIAIMCKEYSVNIKGMFDQQKEKMITRRYIKR
- a CDS encoding Spo0E family sporulation regulatory protein-aspartic acid phosphatase; the protein is MTIEVARDKLHECIDLYDLSGIRTLEVSQEMDELVNAEMRKMKEGKYDTARNSSDGNIQPYSSYCTSYISHNQI